TTTTGACCAGGCAAAGAAGAGCATGTTTGATGTTCCTCTCGTCAATGGCACAGTCCCACATCAGATTACTGGCGAATCCGGCGCAGGCCGTGTGTTCTTAAAGCCAGCGTCTGAAGGTACTGGTGTTATTGCGGGTGGTGCTGTTCGTGCGGTTCTTGAATCGGCGGGTGTACACAACATCCTCACCAAGTGCATTGGTAGCAACAACCCACATAACGTGGTTAGAGCAACCATTGCAGCGCTTAAGGGCCTACGTTCCGCCGAGGAAATCGCGGAACGACGTGGTATGAGCGTTGAAGAAATTCGAGGTTGATCATGGCTGAAAAGCATTTTCGGATAAAGCTAAAGAAAAGTGGCATCGGACGACCCGAGTCTCAAAAGAAAACTCTTAAGGGACTTGGTCTGACACGTTTCGGTAGAACTGTATCTCTGAAGGATACGCCTGCCATTCGTGGAATGATTCGTAAGGTTGTACACCTCGTTGAGGTTGAGCCTGTCGAAGGACCGATTCAGTAAGACTTACGTTTATGCCGTTTAGGCATAAGTTCTGATTTAAGGACGATTATTATGCAATTGCATGATCTCCATGCGCCTAAGGGTGCAAATAAGAATCGTCGTCGCGTTGGACGCGGCGAATCTTCTGGCTGGGGTAAAACCGCTGGCCGTGGACATAAAGGGCAGGGCGCTCGTACTGGTAAGGGTAAAACCTATGCTGGTTTCGAGGGTGGCCAGATGCCTATGTACCGTCGTATGCCAAAGCGTGGCTTCACGAATATTTTTGCCAAGAACTGGGCAGAAGTTAACGTTGATATGTTGCAACGCTTTTTCAAAGCAGATGACGTAGTGAACCTTGATTCATTGCGCGCGGTTGGACTTGCTACAAAAACGAGCGACGGTATCCGCGTTCTCGGTCGTGGTGAGTTGAGCATTGCTCTGAAGATAGAGGCAGCTCACGTGACTGCTGGTGCAAAGAAGAAAATTGAAGCAGCTGGCGGTAGCGTGAACGGATAATCCCAAAAAAGGGTTATTTCGGTCACTTACAGCTTGGTCTTTACTTCATTCTCTTCTATTGAAGCATGGCGGTCAGCCCGACCGCCAAGCGAATAGCTTACAATTAGCGAAAGTTTAGGGATTACCCTGACTTCTCGCCCACGGGAGTTAGCATCGTGGCATCTGGTTTTTGGAACATTGGCAAGATTCCCGAGCTCCGTAACAGGATTCTCTTCACAGCAGCCTTACTGGCTATTTATCGCATCGGTATTTTCGTTGCGATTCCTGGTGTAAACCGGGTCGAACTCAGTAAAGCTCTCTCTGACTTGAGTGGAACCCTGTTTGGGTTCTTCAATATGTTTTCTGGCGGAGCCTTCGAGCAGGCAAGTATCTTTGCTCTTGGAATCATGCCCTATATCTCGGCCTCTATTATCATGCAGCTACTCGCAGTCGTTATTCCGACGGTTGAGCGGCTTCAGAAAGAGGGAGAAGCGGGTCGTAAGAAAATTAATCAGTACACCCGTTATGGAACGATCGCACTGTCCATTATTCAGGGATTCGGTGTGTCGACCTGGCTTACGCAAGGTATTGGCGGCTTAACCGTTGTTGATAATCCTGGGCCAAGTTTTTACTTCATGACCATCCTGACTTTGACTGCGGGTACGACCTTCGTAATGTGGCTCGGCGAGCAGATCACTGAACGTGGAATTGGTAACGGAATCTCACTGATTATCTTCGCGGGTATTGTTGCACAGTTCCCGTCTGGATTGTTCAGTACTTTTCAGTACGTCAAGAACGGTAACATTCAGCCAATTGGGGCACTGGTGCTTCTTGCAGTCGTTCTGGGTGTAATCGCAGCGATTATTTTCTGCGAGCAAGCGCAGCGTAGAATCCCGGTTCAGTACGCCAAGCGGTCCGTTGGGAAGCATTACAGTGGTCAGTCAACTCACTTACCGCTGAAGATTAATACTTCAGGTGTTATTCCTCCGATTTTTGCATCTTCGATTCTGATGTTGCCGGCTACGTTCGCAAACGTAGCGCCTGGTGACTTCTTCCAAAGAGTTCAAGACTTCTTCGCCTTCGACGGCTGGCTCTATAACTGCACCTATGTCGTCTTGATTATCTTCTTTTGCTACTTCTACACAGCGGTTACGTTTAATCCTGTAGATGTGGCTGACAACTTGAAGAAGTATGGCGGCTACATTCCAGGAATTCGGCCAGGAAAGAAGACTGCTGAGTACATCGACCGCGTATTGTCCCGGATTACCATGGGCGGAGCGTTGTACCTTTCAGCCGTTTGCGTTTTACCGACGATTCTTATTACGCGCTACGACGTTCCATTCTTCTTTGGTGGAACTGGCCTACTAATTGTCGTTGGTGTTGCTTTGGATACGGTTAAGCAAATCGAATCCCATCTCATCACGCGACACTATGATGGGTTTTCTGGTGGCACAGGCCCTCGGATCCGTGGACGGCGATAATCAAAGGACTGAACTCATGAGAATGATATTTCTAGGCAAGCCAGGGTCTGGCAAGGGTAGCCAGGCAAAGGCTATTACTGACCGTTATTCAATCCCTGCGATTTCGACCGGGGACCTGATTCGCGCGGCGATATCAGGCGGAACAGAACTAGGAACACGTTTTAAAGAGTATACGTCGAAGGGGCTTCTGGTCCCCGATGAGTTGGTTCTGGCTATGGTCGAGGAACGGCTCGAGAATCCCGATTGTACCAAGGGATTTCTGCTGGACGGTTTCCCAAGAACCGAACCACAGGCTGACGGCTTGGCCGCTATGCTTGAGAAGCGCCAGGCGCCCTTGAGTGCCGTGCTCTATATCAATGTGCCAGACGAGATTCTGGTAGAGCGCGCAACAGGCCGTAGGGTCTGTAAAGAGAGCGGAGCGGTATACCATGTGTCATTTAAGCCCCCAATGGTAGAGGGCGTCTGTGACATCTCAGGTAAAGCTCTTGTGCATCGAGATGACGATAAAAAAGAGGTCGTGGTAGAGCGACTAAAAGAATACGACGAGAAAACCTCGCCGCTTATTAACTATTATCGTGCAAAGGGAATTTTGCATGAAGTTGATGGCGTCGGTTCGTTTCAAGAGGTGGAAGGCAGAATCAGTGCTGCTTTAGAGGAAAACTAGGTCTTTTTTTAAGACTTGGTGCTTTGCTAGAGAGAGAATTGAGATCGCCAGCAAGTTTAGGGTTTTTAAACCGTTAATTTGCTCCCGTTTTGGCTTGCGTAACACAAAAATGCTGTTGTATAAGGCCGCCTCTAAGATAAAGGGACGAAGATTTTAGTCATAAAATCAGGGAGTTCCGGTTTTCGACATCGTATAAATAAAACTTCTTTTAGATAGAAGAAGTTTTCATAGCGATAGAGTGAATTGAAACCCGGTTAGGGGTCAGGCAAGTGGTGTCAGGCTTTCGACTGGATTTAGCGTTATTTCCCCACGGGGAAAGAGACCAGAGGTCATAAGTATGGCACGTATCAGTGGTGTAGACTTACCGCGCAAGAAGCGGGTCGAGGTCGCCCTCACCTATATTTTCGGAATTGGGCCAACATTGTCTAAAGTAATTGTAGGCAAGGCTAACATCGATCCAGAAACTCGAACTGACAAGCTTACTGAAGGTCAGGTTGCGAGTCTTCGTGAGATTATCGAACGTGAATACCTCGTCGAAGGTGATTTACGTCGTGAAACATCGATGAACATCAATCGTTTGATGGAACTTGGTTGTTACCGTGGACTACGACATCGTCGTGGACTTCCGGTTCGTGGCCAACGTACCTCTACTAATGCTCGTACCCGCAAGGGACCTCGTCGCTTGGGTCGGAGATAAAAAATGGCATCAGTTAAGTCTAAGAAGGTTAAAAAGAATATCCCGAATGGCCTCGTGTTCATTCAGGCAACATTCAACAATACCTTGATTACTATCACCGACGCACAGGGCAATGCAGTGTCTTGGAGTAGCGCTGGTTCACAGGGTTTCCGTGGATCACGTAAGTCGACTCCATTTGCAGCTCAGGTTGCAGCTCAGGTTGCAGGGCAAAAAGCTCAGGACCACGGCATGAAGTCAGTCGGAGTTATGGTTAAAGGCCCAGGTGCTGGTCGCGAAGCAGCGATTCGTGCACTTCAGGGTTGTGG
This genomic window from Deltaproteobacteria bacterium contains:
- the rplO gene encoding 50S ribosomal protein L15 — encoded protein: MQLHDLHAPKGANKNRRRVGRGESSGWGKTAGRGHKGQGARTGKGKTYAGFEGGQMPMYRRMPKRGFTNIFAKNWAEVNVDMLQRFFKADDVVNLDSLRAVGLATKTSDGIRVLGRGELSIALKIEAAHVTAGAKKKIEAAGGSVNG
- the rpmD gene encoding 50S ribosomal protein L30 encodes the protein MAEKHFRIKLKKSGIGRPESQKKTLKGLGLTRFGRTVSLKDTPAIRGMIRKVVHLVEVEPVEGPIQ
- a CDS encoding adenylate kinase, yielding MRMIFLGKPGSGKGSQAKAITDRYSIPAISTGDLIRAAISGGTELGTRFKEYTSKGLLVPDELVLAMVEERLENPDCTKGFLLDGFPRTEPQADGLAAMLEKRQAPLSAVLYINVPDEILVERATGRRVCKESGAVYHVSFKPPMVEGVCDISGKALVHRDDDKKEVVVERLKEYDEKTSPLINYYRAKGILHEVDGVGSFQEVEGRISAALEEN
- the rpsM gene encoding 30S ribosomal protein S13, with product MARISGVDLPRKKRVEVALTYIFGIGPTLSKVIVGKANIDPETRTDKLTEGQVASLREIIEREYLVEGDLRRETSMNINRLMELGCYRGLRHRRGLPVRGQRTSTNARTRKGPRRLGRR
- the rpsK gene encoding 30S ribosomal protein S11, with translation MASVKSKKVKKNIPNGLVFIQATFNNTLITITDAQGNAVSWSSAGSQGFRGSRKSTPFAAQVAAQVAGQKAQDHGMKSVGVMVKGPGAGREAAIRALQGCGFKITSIRDITPIPHNGCRPSKRRRV
- the rpsE gene encoding 30S ribosomal protein S5 — encoded protein: MAFNEQVEGEVVDRLVHLNRVAKVVKGGRRFSFSALVVAGDGNGKVGFGLGKANEVPEAIRKGFDQAKKSMFDVPLVNGTVPHQITGESGAGRVFLKPASEGTGVIAGGAVRAVLESAGVHNILTKCIGSNNPHNVVRATIAALKGLRSAEEIAERRGMSVEEIRG
- the secY gene encoding preprotein translocase subunit SecY → MVASGFWNIGKIPELRNRILFTAALLAIYRIGIFVAIPGVNRVELSKALSDLSGTLFGFFNMFSGGAFEQASIFALGIMPYISASIIMQLLAVVIPTVERLQKEGEAGRKKINQYTRYGTIALSIIQGFGVSTWLTQGIGGLTVVDNPGPSFYFMTILTLTAGTTFVMWLGEQITERGIGNGISLIIFAGIVAQFPSGLFSTFQYVKNGNIQPIGALVLLAVVLGVIAAIIFCEQAQRRIPVQYAKRSVGKHYSGQSTHLPLKINTSGVIPPIFASSILMLPATFANVAPGDFFQRVQDFFAFDGWLYNCTYVVLIIFFCYFYTAVTFNPVDVADNLKKYGGYIPGIRPGKKTAEYIDRVLSRITMGGALYLSAVCVLPTILITRYDVPFFFGGTGLLIVVGVALDTVKQIESHLITRHYDGFSGGTGPRIRGRR